AGCTTTAATGGCTGTGAAAAAAGCATTTACAACGCTATGTGTTTCAATTAACCAATCTGCTTTTACTTCCCAATCGTGATGTTTTTTCATCCAATTGCGTACACTTTGGCGGTATTTTTTATTACTGCCAGCATAACCTAAAATATTATTATCGATAAAATTTTTCAAACCCTCTACGATTTCAGGTGCTGTCTTTAATTCCATATCTGCAACAGAAAATGGAATGACTTTATCTGTAACGAGTGGGTTATTTTTCATTTCTTGCCATTTTTGTGAGCCAGTACCAAAACGTGGCGAAATATTTTCAAAATCATATTTCATTTGTCAGTACTTCCTTTAGTGTTTTTATTATTTATGGCTATATAAACACCAAGGTTCTTCAGCCATATAATTTCCATCATTATAATAAGCAGCGCGAGCTCTACAACCACCACAGCTCATTTTGTATTTGCATTTACCGCAATTACCTTCAAATTCAAAGCTGCGTAATTTTTTAAGTACTTCGTTGTTTTTCCAGATTTCATCAAATGGAGTTTCACGAACATCGCCAAGTTCCATATTGAGATAAGCACATGGCTGAACTTTTCCACGTGGGCTGATTATGCAATAAGATGTTCCAGCTAAGCAACCACGGCGGAAACGCAATTTCATGCCAATTTGGTCAGCAATGCGCATGAATTGTGGTGCACATGTTGGTTTTAGTTCGATGTTTACTTCTTGTTGCTTTTTCATGATACGAGTGATGACATCTTCATATTCTTTAGCGCGCAATGTTTCAGCTTCAATATTTTTAGCTCTTCCTGTAGGTACTAAGAAGAAAATATGATGAGCTACAGCGCCTTCTGCTACAGCAAAATCGGTTAAATCTTCTAATTCATGTTGGTTCCAATCCATTACAGTTGTATGAATTTGAAATGGCAATCCTGCTTTTTTGCAATTGCGCATACCAGCAACAGCACCATCCCAAGCGCCTTTATAGCAGCGGAATGTATCGTGTTTTTCTTTATCCATGGAGTCGAGTGAAATACCCATGCCCATTGCACCGGCTTCTTTTAATTTATATGCCATTTCTTCTGTAATCAATGTTCCATTTGTGCCGAAAACACTGCGAAGACCTAAACTTGTAGCGTGTTTTACGAGTTCTAAAATATCTGGGCGCATGAGCGGTTCGCCACCAGAAAATATCATGATTTTAAAGCCAGCTTTAGCAATCTGATTTAAGAGAGTTTTGGCTTCTTGTGTATTTAATTCTTCATCAGCTTTGCAACCGGCTTCACGATAGCAGTGTTTACAGAACATATTGCAAGCATTCGTTGTATTCCAAGAAATTATCATTTATTAGAACCTCCTACGATACCGATTTCTTCATCAGTTAAATAGCATGATGGGTCAGATTCCCAGAAATCACCAGTGCGAGCTTCAGCGCGAGTTCTGAAATTACCATTGCAGTTATCTAAGAATTTACATTTAGCACATCTGCCTTTTAAAAGAGGTTTTCTATCTTTAAGTCCTGCCATAATTGGATTAGAAGTATCTTGCCAGATATCGCCAAATTTGCGTTCACGAACATTGCCAAATGTGTGATGTTGTGTGAATTGGTCGGGGTGAACATAACCCATAGGGTCGACTTCAGCAAAAGCTATGCCTGAACGATTGCCACCATTCATGGAGATATATTTTTTTATTTGTTTAGCGAGTTCTTCTTTACCTTCTGATAAGGCTTTTAAATACATATAAACACCATCGCAATGATTATCAACAGTGAGAATTTCTTTTTTCAAACCGCGCTCTTCAAAATCGCGTGTGCGACGGATGATGATATCCATAGCGCGGCGGGATTCTTCAGCTGTTACATCTTCGTTCATCATTTGATTGCCACGGCCAGAATAAACGAGATGGTAAAAACATACACGGTCGATATTTTCTTCTTCAATAAAGTCAAAGATATTTTCTAATTCTTGGATATTATGATGATTTATTGTAAAGCGCAGGCCAACACGTTGATTTACAGCAACGCAATTTTTAATACCATTCATGGCAGCTTCAAAAGCGCCTTCTTTACCACGGAATTTATCGTTAACTTCGCGTAAACCATCGAGGGAAATGCCAACATAGCCAACACCGATATCTTTGATTTTTTGAGCTACTTGTGGTGTGATTAATGTTCCGTTTGTTGAAAGAGTAGGACGAACACCTTTTTTAGCAGCATAATCAGCTAATTCAAAAAAATCAGGACGAATTAGAGGTTCTCCGCCAGAAAATAACAATACAGGTACGTTGAAATCTGCAAGGTCGTCAATGAATTTTTTTGCTTCAGCTGTTGTTAATTCATTTGCGTATTTTTTTGCATCGGAACTCATATAACAATGACGACATTTTAAATTGCAAGTACGTGTTGAATTCCACACAACAACAGGGCCAGCTCCTGGTCGTACGCCATTTTTAGCTTTATGAGCATCGCTTGTATAGCGAAGTTTATCGCCGTAATAATCAGTTGCAAAAAGTAATTTAGTAACACTTATCAATTAGCTCACCTATCTTATAATATATTAAAATTATGAACGACATTCATTTTTACAATATATTTATAATAACAATATCTTACTTAAAGGTCAATAAAAATACTTTATGAAAAAAATAAGCCCCTGTTTCGGGGCTTATTTAAACTACAAGAAAAATATCTTATTTTTTTATAATAGTGTACGTTTCATCAATTGGTGCGCCTGTTTCCACATCATATGTGGTAACGGAGAATTTATCCGCTGTTATATTGATGACGGAGTATGACGGACGCCAGTTTTGATTGCGGGCTGCTATATAATCCTGTTGTTGAGGAATTAAATTGTAAAATTTAGAACCGGTAGCAGAGTTGGCTGTTAAATAGAACACGCCTTCCGGATTTACAAGCGTTCCCTGAGATTTGTCAGCAATATTATAGCAGAGGTTTTGTGATTTATAATAAGCTCTGAATACGCTGTTATTATCAAACAGGTCATCAAACTTATCATGATTATCGCCGTTTTGACCTTGTGTATATTCTGTGAAATTGTCATGAGGCTGCCCATCGCTTGTGAGCTGATAAGTACGGGCATAGCTATGGTCATGACCTTGTAGTACAACGTCAATGTCATTAGCATCGAAAATCGGTGTTAACTGCGTACGCAAAATAGTACCGTCAGAGTCGGAGTGGTCCAGTCCGCTTCCATAAATATCCTGGTGCATTACGACAATACGCCATTTTGTATCGGGATAAGTTTTGACAGCTTTTTCGATAAGTGCTTTATGGTCAGCGGCGTTGAAATTGTTGCTGTTAATTACTATGAATAAAGCATTGCCATAAGTATAGTAATATCCATTGCCGGCAGGTGTTGGTGTACTTTCATCTGAAAATGTGTTCGGATTGTTGAAATGGTATTTATAAGCCGGCGTGGAGCAGTCATGATTGCCAATAGCGTTTGCCTGCGGCAGATTACGGAAAACAGTGGCGGATAAATATCCGGAATACTGGTCTTCTTGTTCTTTTAAAGCATTAGGACTTTCATCACCGGTAACGCTTATCTGGTCGCCAGGAGAAACGAGAAAGTCGATTTCCGGATGTTGCTGCATAGCTTTATTCAGCGTTATATTCCAGTTGTAAGAGTCATTCCTTGCCGCCATATCATTGCCGAGTTTCTTACCATTCGATTCAGTATTTTTCTGTTTATAGGAAGAACCGATTTGCGGGTCGCCGACAAAAATGAAACTGAAATTTTCCGGGTCTCCTGTTTTATACTGTTGTGCCTGCTGCCATTGACCATTTAATAATACCTGATAGTAATACGTGCGGTTCGGTTTAAATCCGCTTGCCGTAACTTTATTGGAATAATATTGTACTCCGTTAATTACTGCACCCGGCTGACAGGTACCCTTAAATTCTTTAGCATTATTCATTTCTTTATTGTCAGCTATACGCACTATAGCACTGTCGGACTGTTTTTCAGAATACCAGCCGAAATTGAGTTTGGAAAAATCAGCTCCAGGAGTAAGAGCTACCTGTTGATAATTTGTTTTCAGATTATCCCAACCGGCTTTCCATTGTGCCCAGTTTGTATCATCAGATAATGAAGTTTTTGTCGTTACCTGCGGTTTTGTTGAAGCATCATTCCAATGTTCTGTAGCTGCATAGGCAGTGAAAGAGCCAATACTTAAAGCGGCAGTAAGGCATAGAGCAATTATTTGTTTTTTGCTTTTTTTCAAATGAAGCATTTAGTTTTCACCAGACAATCTATTAATTAATGAATTTAGAATGAAAATTCGACTTTGCTGTAGAATGTATCAGCATCTTCATCAGTGGATAAATCTTTACCAGTGAAATATTCGATATCAGCAATAGTATTTTCTGTTAAAGCGTATTGTATGCCAAAAACCATGCCTTTTTGGTCTGCACTAGCATCATCGTATGTTGGTTCAATAACGGCATTTTGACCTAAATGACGGTAACCTACATAAGCGCCCCAAGAACCAGGGTCAGATTTTTTGGCACCTTTATAGTCAAGTTCAATAACGCCAGCTTTTTCATAACTATCAGCATCAGATTGAGCATATTGACCAACGAGTTTTACATTTTTATTGAAAGCATAGCTACCACCTGCATACCAAATGCCAAGACTATCATCATTTAAATCAATAGTTTTAACATCATGTGCTTCAAGATTATTTAAAGCTGTATAACCTGCATTGAGTGCTAATTTATCATTTGGTGTATAATCGAATTGTGCACCGTAATATTCGGCTGTAACATCTCTACTTGATTCATTATCGCTAGGTGCATCATGCTCAGCATTGTAACGGCCTGCCATGAATATAGCATTTAATTTATCATTGCCCCAACTTGCTGTAACACCGGAGAATGGGTCATCAATTATCATACCTTGTGCAGTGAAAAGAGGTACTTTACCTGATTGAACAGTGCCACCAAATAATGGACCTTCAACCCAAGCACGGTCGACTTTAGTATCATCAGCGTTTGAATCAGTACTTAAATTCATTGTATGTTCAATACGAGCATTTGCGCTCCAACCAGAATTACCAATATAAGCTTTTGGTTCTAAACGAAGTGTGAGGCTATTAGTATTTTTGTCTTTGCCTACATCGTGATTTTCATCAACGTATTTATATTTGACTTTGCCTTTCCAAACGACATTATCGCTTTTCTTTTCAAGGTCAGCTACGCGTACGCCAAGATTATCAAGTTCTTCTGCAAATTCAGCGGCTAATTTATCAACGAGAGCTTTATCTGCTTTTTCGATATCTGTTTTAGCCATAGCACGTGCCACAATTTGAGCCATTTCATAGCGAGTCATTGTATTTTGACCTTTGTATGTACCATCTGGATAGCCATCGATTACACCATCAGCAGCAAGTGTAGATACTGCGTCATATGCCCAGCTATCAGCAGGAACATCACTAAATGGATTGCTAGCGGCAAATGTTGTGCTTGCTGCACCGACTACAAGAGCAGCTGTTATAGCAGAGATAAGAGTTTTTTTAGACATGAAATAATAACCTCCGAATATAATATAGATAATAACTATGTCATGTGCAAATGTTCATATTAAAGAATCCTTGTTACCTTTAATAGATTAATCATTTGTACATCAACGGATTTTATTATAAAAAAACTATAAAAAATAATTATGAAGTTATAGTAAATAGATATTTAATTTTTTGTAAAAAAAATATAAAATTATTTGTTTTTGTAAAGGAAAAATGAGTTTTTGTAAAGGAAAAATGAGTTTTTGTAAAGAGAAACATGATGATATAATAAAATTGGAGGATATTATTATAATTACAATAGAGAGGGATTTATATGCGAATTTTATTGGCAGAAGATGATAAACGTCTATCAAAAATGTTAGAATTCTTATTGAAAAAAGAAAATTATATTGTTGATTGTGTATATGATGGACAAGAAGCGTTAGATTATGCTAACTTATCTGATTATGATATTGTGATATTGGATTGGATGATGCCAATAAAAGATGGTATTGAAGTCTGTCGTACACTTAGACAGACAAATAAACAGATAGCAATATTAATGCTTACTGCTAGAGATACTTTAGATGATAGAATAGAAGGCTTAGATAGTGGTGCTGATGATTATTTAGCAAAGCCCTTTGAATTTCCAGAGCTACTGGCAAGACTTAGAGCTTTATCACGAAGAATTGATAAGACTTTTTATAGCGATATAATAAAATATAAAGATTTAGAGCTTAATTGTTCTAGTGCAAATTTACGTTATAAGGATAAAAAAACTATATTAAGTCCAAGAGAATGTCAAATAATGGAATTATTTGTACGTAATATAGATTGTGTTTTACCGCGTGAGCAAATTATGGATAAAATTTGGGGATATGATACGGAAGTAAGTTCAAATACATTAGATGTCACGATAAAGGCTATTCGTCAAAAGCTATCTAAAATAGAAGCGAACGATTGTATTCATACAATACGTGGTATTGGCTATAAATTTAAAATGGATTAACGGATTGAATTTATGTTTTTAGAATTTAAACAAAAAATAGTTAAAGATTATACTTTTTTTACTAGTATATTGCTTATGGCGATATCTCTTTCAATTTATGTAACGAGTTTTTATATGTCGTACAAAGAGCAACTTTCTCATATAGAAATGTTGGCAATAGAAGAAAGTGAAGATTTATTTTATAAATTAAATGATAATGGATTGAAAAATTTATCTATTAAAGAAGAACTCACTACTGAAGATGAAGGTTATTTTGCTAGAATTTTTGTGTATGGTTTCGATATTAGACATGATGTGGTATTTGAACACAATACACTAGAGTGGAGCAAAAGTTTTATGGAAAAAGCGATTTCACAAGATTTATTAGAATATGATAAAGTGTATTTTAAATTTGAATTAGTAGATAATCGCCATTTGAAATTATTTACGACAATGAGGTATCCTTTGATAGAGCAACAAAAATTTTTAGGTGAAGTTTATGTCGGTATTGAAGCAACACATTGGGCACGTGAGCAGGTACGTATTTTTTGTTATTTAATATTATTTAATTTATTGGCAAGATTTTTTATTCGTTATGTTGCTTATAGAATGGCAAACAAGGCTATGGAACCTGTTGTACAATCGTTTGAGCAACAAAAGCAATTTGTGGCAAATGCATCACATGAGCTTAGAACACCGCTTAGCATCATAATTTCAGGACTTGAAGTCTTAAAATTAGATGATGATAATAAATTATCGCCATTTTCACGGGATGTGATGGGGGATATTAATGATGAAGCTTTGCGGATGAAAAAATTGATAGATAATTTGCTTATAACGGCAAGAAATGATAATAAAACGCTAAAAGTAAACAAAAATTTATTTTCATTAAATGATGTATTGACTAAATTATACAATAAATTTTTCTTATTAGCTGATAGGAAAAATATTAAAATCAATTTAAATTTGATAGATGATATTTCTATTTATGCGGATAAATTGCATATTGAACAAATATTAGCTATTTTGATTGATAACGCTATTAAATACACAGCGGAGAATGGAAGAATTAATATTAAAGTACAAAAGCAAAAACAAGAAGTTATAATATCTGTTATAGATAACGGAAAAGGAATTTCTAAAGAAGATTTACCACATATTTTTGAGCGTTTTTATCGAGCTGAGAAATCTCATACAGATTACGGCAATGGATTGGGTTTATCCATAGCTAAAATATTGGCAGAAAAAAATAATGGAAAAATTACAGTTGAAAGTGAAGAAACTGTCGGTTCTTGTTTTAATTTGATTTTAAAGATATAAAATAAAAGGCACTATTTATAAATTTAAATATAAATAGTGCCTTTTTTATATTTAGTTTTTTATTTTTTTTAGAATGTGATTACAGAGGATAAACAATATAATCATATAAAAAATCAATACCCCTATAGATGAAATTGACGGAGATTGTCCATGTGTTATGGAACGGAGTAGGGTGCTCGTATGGGTTAGGGGTAAACATTCAATAAAATATTGCAAGAGTGCAGGGAGTTTATCAGTATTAAAAAATGTACCGCAAAGAAAAGACATAGGAAGTAAAATATACGTATTAAATCGAGACATATCTTCAAATGTCTGTACGGTCATTGCAGCATAAAAACCAATTTGAGCAAAAATTATACAATTTATAATTAATACTATTAAAAATAAAGGTGTAATAGTAAGTTTTGCCCCAAATAGGTAAGCTAAAATGATGATTATAGCGGAAGATATCATACCGCGCAAGACAGCAGCTAAAACTTTGCCTGCTACAAAAGCAAGGGGTTTTATAGGCGCAATAAAATATTCTTCGAGTGATTTATGATAAACTTTTTCAGCATGAACAGGGGTTAAACTATTAAAAGCGATATTCATTGAATTTAGTGCTAAAATACCTGGTACGAGAAAATCAAGATATGAACCCCCTGTACTAGTATTTATAGCACGACCGAGCCCCCATCCAAAGGCTACCATATATAAAATAGGTGCTACCATACGGCTTAAGATGAATTTTATCATGCGATGTTTTAAAACAACCCAATCACGCCAAAAAACAGTCCAAATATCGTATAACATCAATTAACCGTCCTTCCTGTCAGTTCGACGAAGACATCTTCTAAATTACTATGGCGAATAGTGGTACTCGTATCAAGTGTAGAAGCGAATTGTGCGCATTCTTGGCGAGAATTAAAAAATTTATATTCACGGCTATTTTCTCCATCCCACTCAACGACGTATTTACCGAGTTGATGACAAAGTTCAGTAGGGGTGTCAAGTTTGATTAATTTTCCTTTATTTAAAATGGCAACACGATTACATAAATTTTCAGCTTCTTCAATATAATGGGTGGTTAAAACGACAGTCACCCCATCTTTGGGGAGACGGCGAATTAAATCCCATATACGGCGGCGAACTTGTGGGTCTAATGCGACGGTCGGTTCATCTAAAAATAAAATTTTAGGATTGTGCATTAAAGCTCTAACGATGAGCAAACGGCGCTTCATACCGCCAGATAATTTTTTTACGCTATCATTTATTCTATCTTGTAATTCTACATATTCAAGCAATTCATTGATGCGCTTATGGCGTTGTTTTGTCGGCATATGGTGCAATCTTCCGTGAAGTTCCATATTTTCCCATACTGTTAAATCTTGGTCAAAATTTATGTGTTGAGGAACAACACCAATGTATTTTTTTA
The window above is part of the Megamonas hypermegale genome. Proteins encoded here:
- the nirJ2 gene encoding putative heme d1 biosynthesis radical SAM protein NirJ2: MIISWNTTNACNMFCKHCYREAGCKADEELNTQEAKTLLNQIAKAGFKIMIFSGGEPLMRPDILELVKHATSLGLRSVFGTNGTLITEEMAYKLKEAGAMGMGISLDSMDKEKHDTFRCYKGAWDGAVAGMRNCKKAGLPFQIHTTVMDWNQHELEDLTDFAVAEGAVAHHIFFLVPTGRAKNIEAETLRAKEYEDVITRIMKKQQEVNIELKPTCAPQFMRIADQIGMKLRFRRGCLAGTSYCIISPRGKVQPCAYLNMELGDVRETPFDEIWKNNEVLKKLRSFEFEGNCGKCKYKMSCGGCRARAAYYNDGNYMAEEPWCLYSHK
- the nirJ1 gene encoding putative heme d1 biosynthesis radical SAM protein NirJ1, yielding MISVTKLLFATDYYGDKLRYTSDAHKAKNGVRPGAGPVVVWNSTRTCNLKCRHCYMSSDAKKYANELTTAEAKKFIDDLADFNVPVLLFSGGEPLIRPDFFELADYAAKKGVRPTLSTNGTLITPQVAQKIKDIGVGYVGISLDGLREVNDKFRGKEGAFEAAMNGIKNCVAVNQRVGLRFTINHHNIQELENIFDFIEEENIDRVCFYHLVYSGRGNQMMNEDVTAEESRRAMDIIIRRTRDFEERGLKKEILTVDNHCDGVYMYLKALSEGKEELAKQIKKYISMNGGNRSGIAFAEVDPMGYVHPDQFTQHHTFGNVRERKFGDIWQDTSNPIMAGLKDRKPLLKGRCAKCKFLDNCNGNFRTRAEARTGDFWESDPSCYLTDEEIGIVGGSNK
- a CDS encoding purple acid phosphatase family protein, which translates into the protein MLHLKKSKKQIIALCLTAALSIGSFTAYAATEHWNDASTKPQVTTKTSLSDDTNWAQWKAGWDNLKTNYQQVALTPGADFSKLNFGWYSEKQSDSAIVRIADNKEMNNAKEFKGTCQPGAVINGVQYYSNKVTASGFKPNRTYYYQVLLNGQWQQAQQYKTGDPENFSFIFVGDPQIGSSYKQKNTESNGKKLGNDMAARNDSYNWNITLNKAMQQHPEIDFLVSPGDQISVTGDESPNALKEQEDQYSGYLSATVFRNLPQANAIGNHDCSTPAYKYHFNNPNTFSDESTPTPAGNGYYYTYGNALFIVINSNNFNAADHKALIEKAVKTYPDTKWRIVVMHQDIYGSGLDHSDSDGTILRTQLTPIFDANDIDVVLQGHDHSYARTYQLTSDGQPHDNFTEYTQGQNGDNHDKFDDLFDNNSVFRAYYKSQNLCYNIADKSQGTLVNPEGVFYLTANSATGSKFYNLIPQQQDYIAARNQNWRPSYSVINITADKFSVTTYDVETGAPIDETYTIIKK
- a CDS encoding S-layer homology domain-containing protein, which gives rise to MSKKTLISAITAALVVGAASTTFAASNPFSDVPADSWAYDAVSTLAADGVIDGYPDGTYKGQNTMTRYEMAQIVARAMAKTDIEKADKALVDKLAAEFAEELDNLGVRVADLEKKSDNVVWKGKVKYKYVDENHDVGKDKNTNSLTLRLEPKAYIGNSGWSANARIEHTMNLSTDSNADDTKVDRAWVEGPLFGGTVQSGKVPLFTAQGMIIDDPFSGVTASWGNDKLNAIFMAGRYNAEHDAPSDNESSRDVTAEYYGAQFDYTPNDKLALNAGYTALNNLEAHDVKTIDLNDDSLGIWYAGGSYAFNKNVKLVGQYAQSDADSYEKAGVIELDYKGAKKSDPGSWGAYVGYRHLGQNAVIEPTYDDASADQKGMVFGIQYALTENTIADIEYFTGKDLSTDEDADTFYSKVEFSF
- a CDS encoding response regulator transcription factor, which translates into the protein MRILLAEDDKRLSKMLEFLLKKENYIVDCVYDGQEALDYANLSDYDIVILDWMMPIKDGIEVCRTLRQTNKQIAILMLTARDTLDDRIEGLDSGADDYLAKPFEFPELLARLRALSRRIDKTFYSDIIKYKDLELNCSSANLRYKDKKTILSPRECQIMELFVRNIDCVLPREQIMDKIWGYDTEVSSNTLDVTIKAIRQKLSKIEANDCIHTIRGIGYKFKMD
- a CDS encoding sensor histidine kinase, which encodes MFLEFKQKIVKDYTFFTSILLMAISLSIYVTSFYMSYKEQLSHIEMLAIEESEDLFYKLNDNGLKNLSIKEELTTEDEGYFARIFVYGFDIRHDVVFEHNTLEWSKSFMEKAISQDLLEYDKVYFKFELVDNRHLKLFTTMRYPLIEQQKFLGEVYVGIEATHWAREQVRIFCYLILFNLLARFFIRYVAYRMANKAMEPVVQSFEQQKQFVANASHELRTPLSIIISGLEVLKLDDDNKLSPFSRDVMGDINDEALRMKKLIDNLLITARNDNKTLKVNKNLFSLNDVLTKLYNKFFLLADRKNIKINLNLIDDISIYADKLHIEQILAILIDNAIKYTAENGRINIKVQKQKQEVIISVIDNGKGISKEDLPHIFERFYRAEKSHTDYGNGLGLSIAKILAEKNNGKITVESEETVGSCFNLILKI
- a CDS encoding ABC transporter permease, with the protein product MLYDIWTVFWRDWVVLKHRMIKFILSRMVAPILYMVAFGWGLGRAINTSTGGSYLDFLVPGILALNSMNIAFNSLTPVHAEKVYHKSLEEYFIAPIKPLAFVAGKVLAAVLRGMISSAIIIILAYLFGAKLTITPLFLIVLIINCIIFAQIGFYAAMTVQTFEDMSRFNTYILLPMSFLCGTFFNTDKLPALLQYFIECLPLTHTSTLLRSITHGQSPSISSIGVLIFYMIILFILCNHILKKIKN
- a CDS encoding ABC transporter ATP-binding protein, giving the protein MLTINSLVKKFPTKNKDGKILLKTAVDNLNLNINSGEIFGLLGPNGAGKTTTIRMLTMLTKPTSGKILYDNKDIFSYEQEIKKYIGVVPQHINFDQDLTVWENMELHGRLHHMPTKQRHKRINELLEYVELQDRINDSVKKLSGGMKRRLLIVRALMHNPKILFLDEPTVALDPQVRRRIWDLIRRLPKDGVTVVLTTHYIEEAENLCNRVAILNKGKLIKLDTPTELCHQLGKYVVEWDGENSREYKFFNSRQECAQFASTLDTSTTIRHSNLEDVFVELTGRTVN